DNA sequence from the Halorussus limi genome:
AGGTGTGGCGCACGTCGATTTCGAAGTCGTTCCACTCGAAGGGCCGCACATCTCGGTAGTCGGGACCCGGCCGAATCTGAGTGTGCTTCGGGCCGAGTTCGCGCTCGACCCAGTCGAGACACCCCTGCACGAACCGCTTGTTCCGGCGCTCGCGCTTCCGGCGCTTGAGCTTCCGGTGGTTCAGAAGGGCGGGGCCGAGATACGTGACCCACAGGCCGGGTGCGGGCGAGAACGCCATCGACATCCCGCCCTTTCGCTTCTCGAAGACCGGAAGGATACCGACCGGTTCGTGACCCTTGTAGCCCGCGAGGAGATGGAGGTCGGCGTCGGCGTGGTCGGCCTGCACCGCCAGCGACTCCCGGTAGTGGAACGGGGTCGCCTGCGGCGACCGCTCGACGAGGTCGTTCCACTCGTGGTGTCCGAATTCCGCCGCGCGTCCGATACTGATGCCTTGTCGCTCGATAGTTACGCTCATATTATTCGAGATATCCGAGGTCCGCGAGTCTCGCTTCGACTTCGTCGTCGTCCGTCGCTTCCTGTTCGCCCGCGTCGAACGCGGGGTACGACTCGATGCCGGCCGACCCGACCGCAGGGAGGACCGACCCGTCCATGCGGTCGCCCGCCGGAAGCCCCATCGTCGCCAGCACCGTCGGGGCCACGTCGAAGAGGTGTGCGCCCGAGAGGTCGGCGCTCGGGGTCGCTCCGTCGCCGGAAATCGCCACGATACCGTCCCGCTTGTGGTTGTAGGGTTCGCTGGGCGGACCGAACTCCCCGTCGCCCACGCGGGTCGAGAGGAACTCGTCGTACTCCCGAGGGACCGTGATTACGTCGGGCGCTTCCTCGACGTAGGGCCCCGAGAACACCTCCTCGCGGCGGGCCACGCGCTCGAACACGGGGTTCCCGTCGGGCGTCGTCACCTCCGACAGCGCGTCCACGAGGTCGTCGCAGAGCCGGTCGTACTCGCGTTCCGGAACGACGCCCTCGGGTTCCCGTCCCGCGAGGTTGACCCGGACGCCGAGTTCGATTCGGTCGCGCATGTACGCCTTCGAGGCCGGGAAATCGACCTGTTCGGACCCCGCGCGGGCCACTTCGGTCGGGACGCGTCGGGCCGCGAACTCCGCCAGTCCCACCGCGTCGAGCGCGTTGTAGACGCGCTGGCTTGTGAGACCGACACCGGCGAGTCCGGCCACGGCCCGTTCGAGGAGACCCGTCCCGTCGTCGGCCTCGTCTCTCCCCTGCTTGCCGTCCTGTAGCTGATTGTCGGCGATGGTCGACCACGTCGGCATCCCCTCGCCCTCGGTGGTCGTCTCGACCAGTCCCCGCTCGCGGAGGTACTCGTTGGGCCGGAACTCGTGGCCCGCGTACTCTCCCATCCCGTGGTCGCTGGCGACGACGACGGTGTCGGGGTCGCACTCCTCGAGAATCGTGCCGAGCTGTCGGTCCACCGCCTCGTAGACGGCCCGGACCTTGCCGTGGTCGCCGGGGAACTCGTGGAAGACGGTATCGGTCTGCTGGAACTGGACGAACCCGAAGTCCGGGTCGAACCGGTCGGCGAGGTAGCGAAACGCCGACCCCCGCATCCCGACCAGTCGCTCGTACCACTCGACCTTCTCCTTACCGTCGGCGTCGCGGGGCGCGTACACCCGGTACTCGCCGATTTCCTCGCGTATCTCGTCCAGCAGTCCGTCGGGGTGACAGTCGGGGTTCTCGGGCGCGGTGTAACCCGGCACTATCGCGCCGTCGATTTCGTCGGGCGGGTGCGTGACCGGGGCGTTGACCACGACGCTCGACTTGCCGTGGTAGTCCAGCAGTTCCCAGAGGGTCCGCTCGCGGACGTGAGTCGCGTTCACCACGTCCCACTCGTAGCCGTCGAACGTGAGGAACCCGAACACGCCGTGTTTCCCGGGGTTGACGCCGGTGTACAGCGAGGGCCACGCGCTCGGGGTCCACGGCGGAATCTGAGACTCCAGCGGCCCGGCCGCCCCCGACTCGAAGACCGACGCCAGATTGGGGAGCGCGCCGGCCTCGAACAGCGGGTCGAGGACCGGCCGACACCCCGCGTCCAACCCGACGAGGAGAGTCTCCATGTTCGTCTGCGGGCGGTCAGCCATGTACCACGTTCCACCGTCCGGCCGGCCTTTGTTATGGGCTGTTTGTCACCGCGAAGACACGTCCTACGGCCGGTTTTCCGGGTTAAGCTCGCGTTACTCGGCGGAAACCGAGCGTTTCGCCGGTTGCGGACCGTTCCGTTCCGACCGTTCCACCCCCGGCCATAACACTTAAATCAGTAATGTAGCATTGAATC
Encoded proteins:
- a CDS encoding alkaline phosphatase family protein, with the protein product MADRPQTNMETLLVGLDAGCRPVLDPLFEAGALPNLASVFESGAAGPLESQIPPWTPSAWPSLYTGVNPGKHGVFGFLTFDGYEWDVVNATHVRERTLWELLDYHGKSSVVVNAPVTHPPDEIDGAIVPGYTAPENPDCHPDGLLDEIREEIGEYRVYAPRDADGKEKVEWYERLVGMRGSAFRYLADRFDPDFGFVQFQQTDTVFHEFPGDHGKVRAVYEAVDRQLGTILEECDPDTVVVASDHGMGEYAGHEFRPNEYLRERGLVETTTEGEGMPTWSTIADNQLQDGKQGRDEADDGTGLLERAVAGLAGVGLTSQRVYNALDAVGLAEFAARRVPTEVARAGSEQVDFPASKAYMRDRIELGVRVNLAGREPEGVVPEREYDRLCDDLVDALSEVTTPDGNPVFERVARREEVFSGPYVEEAPDVITVPREYDEFLSTRVGDGEFGPPSEPYNHKRDGIVAISGDGATPSADLSGAHLFDVAPTVLATMGLPAGDRMDGSVLPAVGSAGIESYPAFDAGEQEATDDDEVEARLADLGYLE